One window from the genome of Actinoplanes teichomyceticus ATCC 31121 encodes:
- a CDS encoding Rv3654c family TadE-like protein, whose protein sequence is MPKGAQRERGAASVFVLAVGLVLVAAGLAAATVGSARAARHTARNAADLAALAAAGRAVEGAGPACAAARRYAAANGARVTSCEVTGLEVVVRTEAPVGSLPTVATAAARAGPAPL, encoded by the coding sequence ATGCCGAAGGGCGCTCAGCGGGAACGGGGCGCGGCGTCCGTCTTCGTGCTGGCGGTCGGGCTGGTGCTGGTGGCGGCGGGGCTGGCCGCGGCCACGGTCGGGTCGGCCCGGGCCGCCCGCCACACCGCGCGCAACGCCGCCGACCTGGCCGCGCTGGCCGCCGCCGGCCGGGCGGTCGAGGGCGCCGGTCCGGCCTGCGCGGCGGCCCGGCGGTATGCCGCCGCGAACGGCGCCCGGGTGACATCGTGCGAGGTGACCGGACTGGAGGTGGTGGTGCGGACGGAGGCGCCGGTCGGCTCACTGCCGACAGTGGCCACGGCTGCGGCCCGCGCCGGTCCGGCCCCTTTGTGA
- the topA gene encoding type I DNA topoisomerase, with product MPSDARTTRLVIVESPSKAKTIAGYLGPDYLVEASVGHIRDLPKNADEVPAKYKGESWARLGVDVDNGFHALYVVAENRKQQVAKLQKLAKEVDEIFLATDEDREGEAIAWHLIETIKPKVPVKRMVFHEITKPAIQAAVANPRDIDRSLVDAQEARRILDRLYGYEVSPVLWKKVMRGLSAGRVQSVATRIVVERERQRMAFRSAEYWDILAQLAVQGPVDGPRAFQATLIALDGDRIATGKDFEPTTGQLKPGASVVQLDGDGARGLAARLAGRPFAVTRVEEKPYRRRPYAPFITSTLQQEASRKLRYSSKQTMRTAQSLYEKGYITYMRTDSVNLSETAIAAARRQIAELYGANNVPPQPRRYTTKAKNAQEAHEAIRPAGDNFRTPGEVAKELTTDEFKLYELIWRRTIASQMTDAVGNSVSVRIRAVSTANEEADFAASGKTITDPGFLRAYVESSDDENAGAEDAERRLPTLVKDQPLTADELAAVDHHTSPPARYTEASLVKALEELGIGRPSTYSSIMQTIQDRGYVDKRGQAMIPSFLAFAVIGLLEGHYPRLVDYNFTAAMEGQLDDIAAGEHTALDFLTSFYFGSQASGADEEIAKAGGLKKMVTENLSAIDAREVNSIPLFTDEQNRQVVVRVGKFGPYLQRKATQVAEGEEPVEDRASIPEGLAPDELTPEKVAELFLAGNGDRTLGDDPATGEPVVVKSGRYGAYVQSGERSSSLFASQSPQTLTLEQALQLLSLPRVVGRDPDGNEIIARNGRYGPFIQRLKDSRSLDSEERLFTVTLEEALALLAAPKTRQRGTPKPPLRELGTDPATEKPLVVKDGRFGPYVTDGETNATLRRGQTPEELTLQEAIEMLAEKRAKGPVKKTTRKAAAKKAPTKAAEGATVAKKATKATKATAAKKAAPAKKATAAKKAAPAKKAAAATKAAAEQA from the coding sequence GTGCCGAGTGACGCCAGGACGACCCGTCTGGTCATCGTCGAGTCTCCGTCGAAGGCCAAGACGATCGCCGGTTATCTGGGGCCCGACTATCTGGTCGAGGCCTCCGTCGGCCATATCCGCGATCTACCGAAGAACGCCGACGAGGTCCCGGCCAAGTACAAGGGTGAGTCGTGGGCCCGGCTCGGCGTCGACGTCGACAACGGCTTCCACGCGCTCTACGTGGTGGCCGAGAACCGCAAGCAGCAGGTCGCCAAGCTGCAGAAACTTGCCAAAGAGGTGGACGAGATCTTCCTCGCCACCGATGAGGACCGCGAGGGCGAGGCCATCGCCTGGCACCTGATCGAGACGATCAAGCCCAAGGTGCCGGTCAAGCGGATGGTCTTCCACGAGATCACCAAGCCGGCCATCCAGGCGGCCGTCGCCAACCCGCGCGACATCGACCGCTCGCTGGTGGACGCCCAGGAGGCGCGCCGGATCCTGGACCGGCTGTACGGCTACGAGGTCAGCCCGGTGCTGTGGAAGAAGGTGATGCGCGGCCTGTCCGCGGGTCGCGTGCAGTCCGTGGCCACCCGGATCGTGGTCGAGCGCGAGCGCCAGCGGATGGCGTTCCGTTCCGCGGAGTACTGGGACATCCTGGCGCAGCTGGCCGTGCAGGGCCCGGTCGACGGCCCGCGTGCCTTCCAGGCCACCCTGATCGCGCTGGACGGCGACCGGATCGCCACCGGCAAGGACTTCGAGCCCACCACCGGGCAGCTCAAGCCGGGCGCGTCCGTGGTGCAGTTGGACGGCGACGGCGCCCGTGGGCTGGCCGCCCGCCTGGCGGGCCGCCCGTTCGCGGTCACCCGGGTCGAGGAGAAGCCGTACCGCCGCCGGCCGTACGCGCCGTTCATCACCTCGACGTTGCAGCAGGAAGCGTCCCGCAAGCTGCGGTACTCCTCGAAGCAGACGATGCGCACCGCGCAGAGCCTGTACGAGAAGGGCTACATCACCTACATGCGTACGGACTCGGTGAACCTCTCCGAGACCGCCATCGCCGCCGCCCGCCGGCAGATCGCCGAGCTGTACGGCGCGAACAACGTGCCGCCGCAGCCGCGCCGCTACACCACCAAGGCCAAGAACGCGCAGGAGGCGCACGAGGCGATCCGTCCGGCTGGGGACAACTTCCGTACCCCGGGCGAGGTCGCCAAGGAGCTGACCACCGACGAGTTCAAGCTCTACGAGCTGATCTGGCGCCGGACCATCGCCTCGCAGATGACCGACGCGGTGGGCAACTCGGTGAGCGTCCGGATCCGGGCGGTCTCCACGGCGAACGAGGAGGCCGACTTCGCCGCCTCCGGCAAGACGATCACCGACCCCGGGTTCCTCCGGGCGTACGTGGAGTCCTCCGACGACGAGAACGCCGGGGCCGAGGACGCCGAGCGGCGCCTGCCGACCCTGGTGAAGGACCAGCCGCTGACCGCCGACGAGCTGGCCGCGGTGGACCACCACACCTCGCCGCCGGCCCGCTACACCGAGGCCTCGCTGGTCAAGGCGCTGGAGGAGCTCGGCATCGGCCGCCCGTCGACGTACTCGTCGATCATGCAGACCATCCAGGACCGCGGTTACGTGGACAAGCGCGGCCAGGCGATGATCCCGTCGTTCCTGGCGTTCGCGGTGATCGGCCTGCTCGAAGGGCACTACCCGCGCCTGGTGGACTACAACTTCACCGCCGCGATGGAGGGCCAGCTCGACGACATCGCGGCCGGCGAGCACACCGCGCTGGACTTCCTCACCTCGTTCTACTTCGGCTCGCAGGCCAGCGGGGCGGACGAGGAGATCGCCAAGGCCGGTGGCCTGAAGAAGATGGTCACCGAGAACCTCAGCGCGATCGACGCCCGTGAGGTCAACTCGATCCCGCTGTTCACCGACGAGCAGAACCGGCAGGTCGTCGTCCGGGTCGGCAAGTTCGGGCCGTACCTGCAGCGCAAGGCGACCCAGGTGGCCGAGGGTGAGGAGCCGGTCGAGGACCGCGCGTCGATCCCGGAGGGCCTGGCCCCCGACGAGCTGACCCCGGAGAAGGTCGCGGAGCTGTTCCTCGCCGGCAACGGGGACCGGACGCTGGGCGACGACCCGGCGACCGGTGAGCCGGTCGTGGTCAAGTCCGGCCGCTACGGGGCGTACGTGCAGAGCGGTGAGCGCAGCTCGTCGCTGTTCGCCTCGCAGTCGCCGCAGACCCTCACCCTGGAGCAGGCGTTGCAGCTGTTGTCGCTGCCCCGGGTGGTCGGCAGGGACCCGGACGGCAACGAGATCATCGCGCGTAACGGGCGGTACGGCCCGTTCATCCAGCGGCTCAAGGACTCGCGTTCGCTGGACAGCGAGGAGCGGCTCTTCACGGTCACCCTGGAGGAGGCGCTGGCCCTGCTGGCGGCGCCGAAGACCCGGCAGCGGGGCACGCCCAAGCCGCCGCTGCGCGAGCTGGGCACCGACCCGGCGACGGAGAAGCCGCTGGTCGTCAAGGACGGGCGGTTCGGGCCGTACGTGACCGACGGGGAGACCAACGCGACGCTGCGGCGCGGTCAGACGCCGGAGGAGCTGACGCTCCAGGAGGCGATCGAGATGCTGGCCGAGAAACGCGCCAAGGGGCCGGTGAAGAAGACCACCCGCAAGGCGGCGGCCAAGAAGGCGCCGACCAAGGCGGCCGAGGGCGCCACCGTGGCGAAGAAGGCGACCAAGGCCACGAAGGCCACGGCGGCGAAGAAGGCGGCGCCCGCCAAGAAGGCCACGGCGGCGAAGAAGGCGGCGCCGGCCAAGAAGGCGGCCGCGGCGACGAAGGCCGCGGCCGAGCAGGCCTGA
- a CDS encoding ATP-binding protein encodes MMATVRLSFSPAPVHVRTARLVGVAVARRAGVDEALLDEVRLAIGEACTRAVALHRQYGLTDLVTVEMSDSGAYTVRVIDHAPIEASIGLTKLPPDELAAESLTEDDLTTGVGFALLAGFVDDLQVRPVEDGPGTEVRMVWPVARR; translated from the coding sequence GTGATGGCTACGGTTCGGCTGTCCTTCTCGCCGGCGCCGGTGCACGTGCGCACCGCGCGGCTGGTCGGTGTGGCGGTGGCCCGCCGGGCCGGGGTCGACGAGGCCCTGCTCGACGAGGTCCGCCTGGCGATCGGCGAGGCCTGCACCCGGGCGGTCGCCCTGCACCGCCAGTACGGCCTGACCGACCTGGTCACCGTGGAGATGTCCGACTCGGGGGCGTACACCGTCCGGGTCATCGACCACGCGCCGATCGAGGCCAGCATCGGCCTCACCAAGCTTCCCCCGGACGAGCTGGCCGCCGAGTCGCTCACCGAGGACGATCTCACCACCGGCGTGGGGTTCGCGCTGCTCGCCGGGTTCGTCGACGATCTGCAGGTGCGCCCGGTCGAGGACGGGCCGGGCACCGAGGTCCGCATGGTCTGGCCGGTCGCCCGCCGCTGA
- a CDS encoding TetR family transcriptional regulator: MSTPTVTTGPLRRVPVQGRSVARVQRMLDACAELVDEVGYEGLTTTLLAERAEVAIGSVYQFFPDKRAIVQALALRNMDAYLQSLSDRFAAETFTHWWDAVDAAIDGYIHMHRSVPGFRTLHFGDVVDLHLLDSDRDNNAVIAERLAELLMQQFQLMDRARLRFALQISVEAADALIKLAFRRDPSGDESVLTEVKALIREYLHRHVSA; this comes from the coding sequence GTGTCGACACCAACCGTCACCACCGGCCCGCTGCGGCGGGTTCCGGTGCAGGGCAGAAGCGTTGCCCGGGTACAACGCATGCTCGACGCCTGTGCCGAGCTGGTGGACGAGGTCGGCTATGAGGGCCTGACCACCACCCTGCTGGCGGAGCGCGCCGAGGTTGCCATCGGCTCGGTCTACCAGTTCTTCCCGGACAAGCGGGCCATCGTCCAGGCCCTGGCACTGCGCAACATGGACGCCTATCTGCAGAGCCTCTCCGACCGGTTCGCGGCGGAGACGTTCACCCACTGGTGGGACGCGGTGGATGCGGCGATAGACGGTTACATCCACATGCACCGCAGCGTCCCCGGTTTCCGTACGCTGCACTTCGGCGACGTCGTCGACCTGCACCTGCTGGACTCCGACCGGGACAACAACGCGGTGATCGCCGAGCGGCTGGCCGAGTTGCTGATGCAGCAGTTCCAGCTGATGGACCGGGCCCGGCTGCGGTTCGCGCTGCAGATCTCGGTGGAGGCCGCCGACGCGCTGATCAAGCTGGCGTTCCGGCGCGACCCGAGCGGGGACGAGTCGGTGCTGACCGAGGTCAAGGCGCTGATCCGGGAGTACCTGCACCGGCACGTCTCGGCCTGA
- a CDS encoding sodium-translocating pyrophosphatase gives MSGTSIDLAAEGGGVSLSGQNVTFVIVALAFALVALGFAAMFVQSVLRAGRGTKNMQEIAGAVQEGASAYLFRQFKTLAVFVVIAVVLLFLLPVHDTDNETWVKIGRSLFFVVGAVFSSFIGGAGMALATRANLRVAAAAGQPGGRETAMGIAFRTGGVVGFLTVGLGLFGGALVVLIFKNDAPTVLEGFGFGAALLAMFMRVGGGIFTKAADVGADLVGKVEKHIPEDDPRNAATIADNVGDNVGDCAGMAADLFESYAVTLVAALILGQAAFGQDGLIFPLIVSTIGVVIAILGVFITRLRPSDRNGLTAINRAFYLSALVSAVAVAVVTFLYLPDSFAGFADAGIAREVVDSGRNPQLVAIGAVVIGIVLAAAIQALTGYFTETNRRPVQDIGKSSQTGPATVVLAGISVGLESAVYSALLIGAGVYGAFLLGGSSITLSLFAVALAGTGLLTTVGVIVAMDTFGPISDNAQGIAEMSGDVDERGAQILTELDAVGNTTKAITKGIAIATAVLAATALFGSYTNTLASSLDEAGIAGDQVQNQILNLLNISNPRNLVGLLVGAAVVFLFSGLAINAVSRSAGAVVMEVRRQFRDFPGIMDRTQRPEYGRVVDICTRDAQRELLTPGLLAIMAPIAVGFGLGAGALAAYLAGAIGAGTLMAVFLANSGGAWDNAKKLVEDGAFGGKGSEAHAATVIGDTVGDPFKDTAGPAINPLIKVMNLVSLLIAPAVVAWSVGTDANTPLRVSVSLVALAIVTAAVVWSKRKPISMGDDAAAAGLAGAADTARAVQEARHDDAAAQARIRDNVR, from the coding sequence ATGTCCGGGACCTCGATAGACCTCGCCGCCGAGGGCGGTGGAGTGTCCCTGAGCGGGCAAAACGTCACATTCGTCATCGTCGCTCTGGCGTTCGCCCTGGTCGCTCTGGGCTTCGCCGCGATGTTCGTCCAGTCGGTGCTGCGCGCCGGCCGGGGTACCAAGAACATGCAGGAGATCGCCGGCGCCGTCCAGGAAGGCGCGTCGGCATACCTGTTCCGGCAGTTCAAGACGCTGGCCGTGTTCGTGGTGATCGCGGTCGTGCTGCTGTTCCTGTTGCCGGTGCACGACACCGACAACGAAACCTGGGTGAAGATCGGCCGGTCGCTCTTCTTCGTCGTCGGAGCGGTCTTCAGTTCGTTCATCGGCGGCGCCGGGATGGCCCTGGCGACCCGGGCCAACCTACGGGTCGCCGCGGCGGCCGGGCAGCCCGGCGGCCGGGAGACCGCGATGGGGATCGCCTTCCGCACCGGTGGCGTGGTGGGCTTCCTGACCGTGGGGCTGGGCCTGTTCGGCGGCGCCCTGGTGGTGCTGATCTTCAAGAACGACGCGCCGACCGTGCTGGAGGGCTTCGGCTTCGGCGCCGCGCTGCTCGCGATGTTCATGCGGGTCGGCGGCGGCATCTTCACCAAGGCCGCGGACGTCGGCGCGGACCTGGTCGGCAAGGTGGAGAAGCACATCCCGGAGGACGACCCACGCAACGCCGCGACCATCGCCGACAACGTGGGCGACAACGTCGGCGACTGTGCCGGCATGGCCGCCGACCTGTTCGAGTCGTACGCGGTCACCCTGGTCGCCGCGCTGATCCTGGGCCAGGCGGCGTTCGGCCAGGACGGGCTGATCTTCCCGCTGATCGTCTCCACGATCGGTGTGGTGATCGCCATCCTGGGTGTCTTCATCACCCGGCTGCGCCCGTCCGACCGCAACGGCCTGACCGCGATCAACCGGGCGTTCTACCTGTCCGCGCTGGTCTCGGCGGTCGCGGTCGCGGTGGTCACCTTCCTGTACCTGCCGGACAGCTTCGCCGGCTTCGCCGATGCGGGCATCGCCCGGGAGGTCGTCGACAGCGGCCGCAACCCGCAGCTGGTGGCGATCGGCGCGGTCGTGATCGGCATCGTGCTCGCCGCCGCCATCCAGGCGCTGACCGGCTACTTCACCGAGACCAACCGGCGTCCGGTGCAGGACATCGGCAAGTCGTCGCAGACCGGCCCGGCGACCGTGGTGCTGGCCGGCATCAGCGTCGGCCTGGAGTCCGCTGTGTACTCGGCGCTGCTGATCGGCGCCGGCGTCTACGGCGCCTTCCTGCTCGGCGGCTCGTCGATCACGCTGTCGCTGTTCGCCGTGGCGCTGGCCGGCACCGGCCTGCTCACCACGGTCGGCGTGATCGTCGCGATGGACACCTTCGGCCCGATCTCCGACAACGCGCAGGGCATCGCGGAGATGTCCGGGGACGTCGACGAGCGGGGCGCGCAGATCCTGACCGAGCTGGACGCGGTCGGCAACACCACCAAGGCGATCACCAAGGGCATCGCGATCGCCACCGCGGTGCTCGCCGCGACCGCGCTGTTCGGGTCGTACACCAACACCCTGGCCAGCTCGCTGGACGAGGCCGGGATCGCCGGCGACCAGGTACAGAACCAGATCCTGAACCTGCTCAACATCTCCAATCCGCGCAACCTGGTCGGGCTGCTGGTCGGCGCCGCGGTGGTGTTCCTCTTCTCCGGCCTGGCGATCAACGCGGTGTCCCGCTCGGCGGGTGCGGTGGTCATGGAGGTCCGCCGCCAGTTCCGGGACTTCCCCGGCATCATGGACCGCACCCAGCGGCCCGAGTACGGACGGGTGGTCGACATCTGCACCCGGGACGCGCAGCGCGAGCTGCTCACCCCCGGCCTGCTGGCGATCATGGCGCCGATCGCGGTGGGCTTCGGGCTGGGCGCGGGCGCGCTGGCGGCGTACCTGGCCGGCGCGATCGGCGCGGGCACGCTCATGGCGGTCTTCCTGGCCAACTCCGGTGGCGCCTGGGACAACGCCAAGAAACTGGTGGAGGACGGCGCGTTCGGCGGCAAGGGTTCCGAGGCGCACGCCGCCACGGTCATCGGGGACACCGTCGGCGACCCGTTCAAGGACACCGCGGGTCCGGCCATCAACCCGCTGATCAAGGTGATGAACCTGGTCTCGCTGCTGATCGCCCCGGCCGTGGTGGCCTGGAGCGTGGGCACCGACGCGAACACCCCGCTGCGGGTGAGCGTGTCCCTGGTCGCGCTGGCGATCGTGACCGCCGCGGTGGTCTGGAGCAAGCGCAAGCCGATCTCGATGGGCGACGACGCGGCGGCGGCCGGTCTGGCGGGGGCCGCGGACACCGCCAGGGCGGTGCAGGAGGCCCGGCACGACGACGCGGCCGCGCAGGCGCGGATCCGGGACAACGTGCGCTGA
- a CDS encoding STAS domain-containing protein: MELSLATRTVAEHTVLEVGGEVDVYTAPRLRERLIELVDAGARNVVVDLERVEFLDSTGLGVLVGALKRLRTAQGTFGLVCAKEPLLKIFRITALDQVFPIYPTVEAATERDGTGPAS, translated from the coding sequence ATGGAGCTGTCGCTGGCGACCCGGACCGTCGCCGAGCACACGGTGCTCGAAGTCGGTGGCGAGGTCGACGTTTACACCGCTCCCCGGCTGCGTGAGCGGCTGATCGAGCTGGTCGACGCGGGTGCCCGGAACGTGGTGGTGGACCTGGAGCGGGTCGAGTTCCTCGATTCCACCGGCCTCGGGGTGCTGGTCGGCGCGCTGAAGCGGCTGCGCACGGCGCAGGGCACCTTCGGCCTGGTCTGCGCCAAGGAGCCCCTGCTCAAGATTTTCCGGATCACCGCGCTGGACCAGGTGTTCCCGATCTACCCGACGGTCGAGGCCGCCACCGAACGCGACGGCACCGGTCCCGCTTCGTGA
- a CDS encoding DEAD/DEAH box helicase, with product MQGVTATAFGPAELLHRLRTRTGAAAQSPITHVEQVTARPGRTAPWPAWTDPAVRDALVRQGITAPWQHQADAATLARQGTHVVLATGTASGKSLAYQLPALTTLATDPRATVLYLAPTKALAADQLRALVRLGLDGVRPATLDGDTPREEREWIRQHSRFVLTNPDMLHHSVLPGHARWATLLRRLAYVVIDECHAYRGVFGSHVAHVLRRLRRTAARYGATPTFVLASATSGDPAASASRLTGLPVTAVTEDASPRGAVTFALWEPPLLPPEPGAEPAEAPPVRRSALRETADLLTDAVVAGIRTLAFVRSRRGAEVVAALTRRSLDEAVPGLGERVAAYRGGYLREDRRAIERALLSGELLGLASTNALELGVDLAGLDAVLICGWPGTRASLWQQAGRAGRAGGEALAVLIARDDPLDTYLVHHPEALFGRPVEATVLDPANPYVLGPQLCCAASEAPLTDADLALFGGDVARATVRALAEQGVLRRRPSGWYWTHRGRPDVDLRGTGGAPVSVVESSTGRLLGTVDHGSSHVMLHDGAVYLHQGVTYVVDELDLDDAIALVRQEEPDWTTHARDVTDVSVVNVRSYVDAGPVGLFLGEVDVTSQVVSYQRRRLGSGEVIDTKPLDLPVRELRTVAVWFTVSPQALDDAGVEPADVPGALHAAEHAGIGLLPLMATCDRWDIGGLSTAGHPDTGAPTVFVYDGHPGGAGFAERAFATATAWLRATREAIAACACEAGCPSCVQSPKCGNGNNPLDKPGAVRVLDTVLAALPPEETATAEKPAPAEGTTAGKATAPAEGTTAGKATAPAEGTTAGKTAAPAEGTTAAREIPSTVAVDPVRPEGPPPRG from the coding sequence GTGCAGGGCGTGACTGCCACCGCCTTCGGTCCCGCTGAGCTGCTGCACCGGCTGCGCACCCGGACCGGCGCCGCGGCACAGTCGCCGATCACCCACGTCGAGCAGGTCACCGCCCGGCCCGGGCGGACCGCGCCCTGGCCGGCGTGGACCGACCCCGCCGTACGGGACGCGCTCGTGCGCCAGGGCATCACCGCGCCGTGGCAGCATCAGGCGGACGCCGCCACCCTGGCCCGGCAGGGGACGCACGTGGTGCTGGCCACCGGCACCGCGTCCGGCAAGTCCCTGGCCTATCAGCTGCCGGCGCTGACCACCCTGGCCACCGACCCCAGGGCCACGGTGCTCTACCTCGCGCCGACCAAGGCGCTCGCCGCCGACCAGCTGCGCGCGCTGGTCCGGCTCGGGCTCGACGGGGTACGCCCGGCCACGCTCGACGGGGACACCCCGCGCGAGGAGCGCGAGTGGATCCGGCAGCACTCCAGGTTCGTGCTGACCAACCCGGACATGCTGCACCACAGCGTGCTGCCCGGGCACGCGCGGTGGGCCACCCTGCTCCGCCGGCTCGCGTACGTCGTGATCGACGAATGTCACGCGTACCGCGGCGTGTTCGGCTCGCACGTCGCGCACGTGCTGCGGCGGCTGCGCCGGACGGCGGCCCGGTACGGCGCCACCCCGACCTTCGTGCTGGCCTCGGCCACCTCGGGCGACCCGGCCGCCAGCGCGTCCCGGCTGACCGGGCTGCCGGTGACCGCGGTGACCGAGGACGCGTCGCCGCGCGGGGCGGTCACCTTCGCGTTGTGGGAACCGCCGCTGCTGCCGCCCGAGCCCGGCGCCGAGCCGGCGGAGGCCCCACCGGTCCGGCGGTCGGCGTTGCGCGAGACCGCGGACCTGCTCACCGACGCGGTGGTGGCCGGCATCCGCACGCTCGCGTTCGTCCGCTCCCGGCGGGGCGCCGAGGTGGTGGCCGCGCTGACCCGGCGGTCGCTGGACGAGGCGGTGCCGGGGCTGGGTGAGCGGGTGGCCGCGTACCGGGGCGGTTACCTGCGCGAGGACCGGCGGGCGATCGAGCGGGCGTTGCTCTCCGGGGAGCTGCTCGGACTGGCCTCGACGAACGCGCTGGAGCTCGGCGTCGACCTGGCCGGGCTGGACGCGGTGCTGATCTGCGGCTGGCCGGGCACGCGGGCGTCGCTGTGGCAGCAGGCGGGACGGGCCGGACGGGCCGGTGGGGAGGCGCTCGCGGTGCTGATCGCACGGGACGATCCGCTGGACACGTATCTCGTGCACCACCCGGAGGCGCTGTTCGGACGGCCGGTGGAGGCGACCGTGCTGGACCCGGCCAACCCGTACGTCCTGGGACCCCAGCTGTGCTGTGCCGCCTCCGAGGCGCCGCTCACCGACGCCGACCTCGCGCTCTTCGGCGGCGACGTGGCGCGGGCGACGGTGCGGGCGCTGGCCGAGCAGGGGGTGCTGCGGCGGCGGCCGTCCGGCTGGTACTGGACGCATCGCGGGCGGCCGGACGTGGACCTGCGCGGTACCGGCGGCGCGCCGGTCTCGGTGGTGGAGTCGTCGACCGGGCGGCTGCTGGGCACGGTCGATCACGGGTCCTCGCACGTGATGCTGCACGACGGCGCGGTGTACCTGCACCAGGGCGTCACGTACGTGGTGGACGAGCTGGACCTGGACGACGCCATCGCCCTGGTGCGCCAGGAGGAGCCGGACTGGACGACGCACGCCCGCGACGTGACGGACGTCTCGGTGGTGAACGTGCGGTCGTACGTGGACGCCGGACCGGTCGGCCTGTTCCTCGGCGAGGTGGACGTGACCAGCCAGGTGGTGTCGTACCAGCGGCGACGCCTGGGCAGCGGTGAGGTGATCGACACCAAGCCGCTGGACCTGCCGGTGCGCGAGCTGCGTACGGTGGCGGTCTGGTTCACCGTGTCGCCGCAGGCGCTGGACGACGCCGGGGTGGAGCCGGCCGACGTGCCGGGCGCGCTGCACGCCGCCGAACACGCCGGGATCGGCCTGCTCCCGTTGATGGCCACCTGTGACCGGTGGGACATCGGTGGGCTGTCCACGGCCGGTCACCCGGACACCGGTGCCCCGACGGTCTTCGTCTACGACGGCCATCCCGGTGGGGCGGGTTTCGCCGAGCGGGCGTTCGCCACCGCCACCGCCTGGCTGCGGGCCACCCGGGAAGCGATCGCGGCGTGCGCCTGCGAGGCGGGCTGCCCGTCCTGCGTCCAGTCCCCGAAGTGCGGCAACGGCAACAACCCGTTGGACAAGCCGGGCGCCGTACGGGTGCTGGACACCGTCCTGGCCGCCCTCCCCCCGGAGGAGACCGCCACCGCGGAGAAACCCGCCCCGGCGGAAGGAACCACCGCAGGCAAAGCCACCGCCCCGGCGGAAGGAACCACCGCAGGCAAAGCCACCGCCCCGGCGGAAGGAACCACCGCAGGGAAAACCGCCGCCCCGGCGGAAGGAACCACCGCCGCGCGGGAAATCCCTTCCACCGTCGCCGTCGACCCGGTGCGGCCGGAAGGGCCACCGCCGCGCGGGTGA
- a CDS encoding D-arabinono-1,4-lactone oxidase: MTTPVIARRWTNWARTQQSVAQVLAPGGIDEVAAMVTASARAGRRIKTVGSGHSFTAIAVADDQRMVLHRLNQLVSVDAPLVTVQAGMPLSTLNAVLARHGLAMPNLGDIDMQTVAGAISTATHGTGIGHSTLASCVAAVTMVTASGEIRTYGPDSPEFPAVRAGLGALGVLVEVTLRCVPAFTLRADERPMALADVLAGLDDWIPGNDHVEFYWYPYTDRAQLKINNRVTADDRPLPRLRGWMDDEFLSNTVFQGVCEIGQRWAGVVPTLNAVAARALSARSYTGRSDRVFCTRRRVRFTEMEYEIPRAALPEVIDALPRLIDALPFRVLFPVEVRFTGPDDVWLSHGYGRESAYIAVHQFHGSPYEPYFRALEALCEPLGGRPHWGKLHYRTAADLRPAYPRFDDFLAVRDRLDPARVFTNDYLDRVLG; encoded by the coding sequence ATGACTACACCCGTTATCGCCCGCCGGTGGACCAATTGGGCGCGCACTCAGCAGTCCGTCGCCCAGGTGCTCGCCCCGGGCGGCATCGACGAGGTGGCGGCCATGGTCACTGCCTCGGCCCGGGCCGGACGTCGGATCAAGACGGTCGGCAGCGGACACTCGTTCACCGCCATCGCGGTCGCCGACGACCAGCGCATGGTGCTGCACCGGTTGAACCAGCTCGTCTCGGTCGACGCTCCGCTGGTCACCGTGCAGGCCGGGATGCCGTTGTCCACTCTGAACGCGGTGCTCGCCCGGCACGGGCTGGCCATGCCGAACCTGGGCGACATCGACATGCAGACGGTGGCCGGCGCGATCTCCACCGCCACGCACGGCACCGGGATCGGGCACTCCACACTGGCCTCCTGCGTGGCGGCGGTCACCATGGTCACCGCCTCCGGCGAGATCCGGACGTACGGCCCGGACTCGCCCGAGTTCCCGGCGGTGCGGGCCGGGCTGGGCGCGCTCGGCGTGCTCGTCGAGGTGACCCTGCGCTGCGTGCCGGCGTTCACGCTGCGCGCCGACGAGCGGCCGATGGCGCTGGCCGACGTGCTGGCCGGCCTCGACGACTGGATCCCGGGCAACGATCACGTGGAGTTCTACTGGTACCCGTACACCGACCGGGCCCAGCTGAAGATCAACAACCGGGTGACGGCGGACGACCGGCCGCTGCCGCGCCTGCGCGGCTGGATGGACGACGAGTTCCTGTCCAACACGGTTTTTCAAGGTGTATGCGAAATCGGACAACGGTGGGCGGGCGTGGTGCCGACCCTGAACGCGGTCGCCGCCCGCGCGCTGAGCGCCCGCAGCTACACCGGCCGATCGGATCGGGTCTTCTGCACCCGGCGCCGGGTCCGCTTCACCGAGATGGAGTACGAGATCCCCCGCGCCGCCCTGCCCGAGGTGATCGACGCGCTGCCCCGGTTGATCGACGCCCTGCCGTTCCGGGTGCTCTTCCCGGTCGAGGTGCGCTTCACCGGCCCGGACGACGTCTGGCTGTCGCACGGGTACGGCCGGGAGTCCGCCTACATCGCCGTGCACCAGTTCCACGGCAGCCCGTACGAGCCGTACTTCCGCGCGCTGGAAGCGCTCTGCGAGCCGCTGGGCGGGCGGCCGCACTGGGGCAAGCTGCACTACCGGACCGCGGCGGACCTGCGCCCGGCGTACCCGAGATTCGACGACTTCCTGGCGGTACGCGACCGCCTCGACCCGGCCCGCGTCTTCACCAACGACTACCTGGACCGCGTCCTGGGGTGA